In Devosia sp. XK-2, one DNA window encodes the following:
- a CDS encoding 4-(cytidine 5'-diphospho)-2-C-methyl-D-erythritol kinase — translation MIEAIAQTAPAKINLALHVTRRREDGYHDLESLVVFADIFDDLEASPADADSLTISGPFAAGLGAGPTNLVLRAVAAFRARWPDLAPPGLSLHLVKNLPVAAGIGGGSADAAAALRILAGLAPEPVAVADLADLAATLGADIPACLLSRPLVARGVGEILSPLPEFPQLYVTLVNPGIAVATADIFRRLRAHDNYPLPALPEPLTRPAQLGLWLNETRNDLQPPAVKLVPEIGLLIEELAESPGCMLARMSGSGATVFGLFGSEGQAHEAASEMRRLHPDFWVGTAPLLSTAR, via the coding sequence ATGATCGAGGCCATTGCCCAGACTGCCCCCGCCAAGATCAACCTGGCGCTGCACGTCACGCGCCGGCGCGAAGACGGCTATCATGACCTGGAAAGCCTTGTCGTCTTCGCCGATATTTTCGACGACCTCGAGGCCTCGCCCGCCGATGCCGATAGCCTGACCATTTCCGGGCCGTTTGCGGCCGGCCTTGGCGCTGGCCCGACCAATCTGGTCCTGCGGGCCGTGGCCGCCTTTCGGGCGCGCTGGCCCGACCTGGCGCCACCCGGCCTCAGCCTGCATCTGGTCAAGAACCTGCCGGTTGCCGCGGGAATTGGTGGCGGTTCTGCCGATGCCGCCGCGGCCCTACGCATCCTGGCAGGTCTTGCTCCAGAACCGGTCGCCGTGGCGGATCTGGCCGATCTGGCCGCCACGCTGGGCGCCGACATACCCGCCTGCCTGCTCTCCCGGCCGCTCGTCGCGCGGGGCGTGGGGGAAATTCTCTCGCCGTTGCCCGAATTCCCGCAGCTCTATGTGACGCTGGTCAATCCCGGCATTGCGGTGGCGACTGCCGATATTTTCCGCCGTCTGCGGGCCCATGACAATTATCCATTGCCGGCTCTGCCCGAACCCTTGACCCGCCCGGCCCAGCTCGGCCTGTGGCTGAACGAAACGCGCAATGACCTGCAGCCGCCAGCGGTCAAGCTTGTGCCTGAGATCGGCCTGCTCATCGAGGAACTGGCCGAAAGTCCGGGTTGCATGCTGGCGCGCATGTCGGGCTCTGGTGCCACTGTTTTTGGGCTTTTTGGCTCAGAAGGGCAGGCTCATGAGGCGGCCAGCGAAATGCGGCGCCTGCATCCGGACTTCTGGGTGGGCACGGCGCCGCTATTGAGCACGGCGCGTTAG
- a CDS encoding tetratricopeptide repeat protein has translation MTLLSNRRAWRLTMAALLALLASPLAAQSDASMGLRQAAQDMLKLFRPSVTGSYMAGQQALKDLRTDEAARYFSDAAQSDWDNPVLVERAFIALAADGQIGKASSTARHMLELDPANELAELVVAAEALKERRYGAAGRQLSKISQDSFSGITAGILRAWALIGDNRADEAQALMEEIGANGLDEFLVFHRALMAEAAGDTELALELAGRAFEAEPYVARMAEVYARMLANAGRFDEALDVLDAFESEGLTHPIISIVRESVEAGRRPGVFAANVQVGAAEMFHGIGVALSRDGSADLALVFLRLGVYLDPGSDVISLALGQLLDVASQHQAANRIYDAIPVNSPMKPMAVVRVAQNLDATGDRAEAIRRLRNIVATRPHDLDAVSALGDLLRYDEDYLAAADAYGKALEITGGESPADWRFYYVRGIAYERAKQWSKAEADFLKALDLNPDQPQVLNYLGYSWIDQDMHLDRALEMIEQAVAAQPQDGYIIDSLGWAFYKLDRMDEAVETLERAVMLLPNDPEINDHLGDAYWKVGRKLEARFQWNIARSVDETGNVAERVGPKLAEGLAPAAKTP, from the coding sequence GTGACCCTGCTTTCCAATCGACGGGCATGGCGCCTGACCATGGCGGCCTTGCTTGCGCTTCTGGCCTCGCCCCTCGCGGCCCAGAGCGACGCCAGCATGGGCCTGCGCCAGGCCGCGCAGGATATGCTCAAGCTGTTCCGACCCAGTGTCACGGGTTCCTATATGGCCGGCCAGCAGGCGCTCAAGGACCTGCGCACCGACGAAGCCGCGCGGTATTTTTCCGATGCGGCGCAGAGCGACTGGGACAATCCTGTCCTTGTCGAGCGCGCCTTCATCGCGCTGGCAGCAGACGGCCAGATCGGCAAGGCCTCTTCGACCGCGCGCCATATGCTCGAACTCGATCCGGCCAATGAACTGGCCGAACTCGTCGTGGCCGCCGAGGCGCTCAAGGAGCGCCGCTATGGCGCCGCCGGGCGCCAGTTGAGCAAAATTTCCCAGGACAGCTTTAGCGGCATTACCGCCGGAATCCTGCGCGCCTGGGCGCTGATCGGCGACAATCGCGCCGACGAAGCGCAGGCGCTGATGGAAGAAATCGGTGCCAATGGACTCGATGAATTCCTGGTGTTCCACCGGGCCTTGATGGCCGAAGCTGCCGGCGATACCGAACTGGCGCTGGAACTGGCAGGGCGTGCCTTCGAGGCCGAGCCCTATGTGGCCCGCATGGCCGAAGTCTATGCCCGCATGCTCGCCAATGCCGGCCGGTTCGACGAGGCTCTCGACGTGCTCGATGCCTTCGAAAGCGAAGGGCTGACCCATCCGATCATTTCCATCGTACGCGAATCGGTCGAGGCCGGCCGCCGTCCCGGTGTCTTCGCCGCCAATGTGCAGGTCGGTGCCGCCGAAATGTTCCATGGTATCGGCGTGGCCCTGTCGCGCGATGGCAGCGCCGATCTCGCTTTGGTCTTTCTCCGCCTCGGCGTCTATCTCGACCCTGGCTCCGACGTGATCTCCCTTGCGCTGGGTCAGTTGCTCGACGTGGCCAGCCAGCACCAGGCCGCCAACCGGATTTACGATGCCATCCCGGTCAATTCGCCGATGAAGCCCATGGCCGTGGTACGCGTGGCGCAGAATCTGGATGCAACGGGGGACCGTGCCGAGGCCATACGGCGGCTGAGGAATATCGTGGCGACGCGCCCGCACGACCTCGATGCCGTTTCCGCGCTCGGCGACCTGCTGCGCTATGACGAGGATTACCTGGCGGCCGCCGACGCCTATGGGAAGGCGCTGGAAATTACCGGCGGCGAATCGCCGGCCGACTGGCGGTTCTATTACGTGCGCGGCATCGCCTATGAGCGCGCCAAGCAATGGTCCAAGGCGGAGGCCGATTTTCTCAAGGCACTCGACCTCAATCCGGACCAACCCCAGGTCCTGAACTATCTGGGCTATAGCTGGATCGACCAGGACATGCATCTCGATCGTGCCCTGGAGATGATTGAGCAGGCCGTCGCGGCCCAACCGCAGGATGGCTATATCATCGACTCCCTGGGCTGGGCCTTCTACAAGCTCGATCGCATGGATGAAGCGGTGGAAACGCTCGAGCGCGCCGTCATGCTGCTGCCCAATGACCCCGAGATCAACGACCATTTGGGCGATGCCTATTGGAAGGTCGGGCGCAAGCTCGAAGCACGGTTCCAATGGAATATTGCGCGCTCGGTGGACGAGACCGGCAATGTGGCCGAACGGGTCGGGCCCAAATTGGCCGAGGGATTGGCGCCGGCCGCCAAGACGCCGTAA
- the moaB gene encoding molybdenum cofactor biosynthesis protein B, producing the protein MFKTERFEDRPFKPLSIAVIAVSDTRTLETDTGGALLKSLLEADGHTCFERQVVRDEIQLVRAAVQAYVANRQVDVILTTGGTGFSGRDITPEAIEPLFDKRMEGFSVLFHQYSATTVGTSSLQSRATAGLIGTTFVFCLPGSRGACRDAWEGILTHQLDYRHKPCNFVELMPRLDER; encoded by the coding sequence ATGTTCAAGACGGAAAGGTTTGAGGATCGCCCGTTCAAGCCCCTCTCCATTGCCGTCATTGCCGTTTCCGATACGCGAACGCTCGAAACCGATACCGGCGGGGCCCTGCTCAAGTCCCTGCTCGAGGCCGACGGCCACACCTGTTTCGAGCGGCAAGTGGTCCGCGATGAAATCCAATTGGTGCGGGCGGCGGTCCAGGCCTATGTCGCCAACCGCCAGGTCGATGTGATTCTCACCACCGGGGGCACCGGCTTTTCCGGCCGCGACATCACGCCGGAAGCCATCGAGCCGCTGTTCGACAAACGCATGGAGGGCTTTTCCGTGCTCTTCCACCAATATTCTGCAACGACCGTCGGTACCTCTTCGCTGCAGTCGCGCGCCACGGCGGGCCTGATCGGCACCACCTTCGTGTTCTGCCTGCCTGGCTCGCGCGGCGCTTGCCGGGATGCCTGGGAAGGCATCCTGACACACCAGCTCGACTACCGGCACAAGCCGTGCAATTTCGTCGAACTGATGCCCCGGCTGGACGAACGCTGA
- a CDS encoding MDR family MFS transporter, which translates to MTMQATMDDAMEIAPHHPDNAARNRLVIAILLISTFVVFLNETIMSVAIPHLMGDLGVTASAAQWLTTAFLLTMAVVIPITGFLLQRLNTRPIFLLAISIFAAGTLVCALSPGLEFLVAGRVIQAVGTAIMMPLLMTTVMTLVPPEARGKTMGNISIVMSVAPAIGPTIGGFILNNFDWRFMFYFTLPIAIAALVLGALRIRNVSTPRYAPLDYLSVILSAFAFGGLVYGLSSFGESFAHGGEATVMPLWAPIAVGLVAMALFIWRQFVLQREDKALLDLRVFQSRNYTVSVSMMLIAMMTLFGTVILLPIYTQNVVGLDTLQTGLLLLPGGLLMGLLGPVVGRLFDRVGPTVLAVPGAILVSAVLWALTMVGQDTSPWALLAGHMVLSVGLALIFTPVFTSSMGSVRMELYSHASAVLGSIQQLAGAAGIALFIALMTIRTATLAGEGVDPVEALAGGIRLAFLVGAIISLFAIVAAFFIRKPESGAPGHGGH; encoded by the coding sequence ATGACAATGCAAGCGACCATGGACGACGCGATGGAAATCGCGCCACACCATCCTGATAATGCGGCCCGCAATCGGCTGGTTATCGCCATCCTGCTGATATCGACCTTCGTGGTGTTTCTCAACGAAACCATCATGAGCGTGGCCATTCCCCATCTGATGGGCGATCTGGGTGTTACCGCCAGCGCCGCCCAATGGCTGACGACCGCCTTTCTCCTGACCATGGCGGTGGTGATCCCGATCACCGGTTTCCTGCTGCAACGGCTCAATACGCGGCCGATCTTCCTTCTGGCGATCAGCATTTTTGCTGCCGGGACGCTGGTCTGCGCCCTGTCGCCCGGCCTCGAATTCCTGGTTGCTGGCCGCGTCATCCAGGCGGTGGGCACGGCCATCATGATGCCGCTGCTCATGACCACGGTCATGACCCTGGTGCCACCAGAAGCGCGCGGCAAGACCATGGGCAATATCTCCATCGTCATGTCGGTGGCGCCGGCCATCGGCCCGACCATTGGCGGGTTCATCCTGAATAATTTCGACTGGCGCTTCATGTTCTATTTCACCCTGCCCATCGCCATTGCGGCGCTGGTTCTGGGTGCGCTGCGCATTCGCAATGTCTCGACCCCGCGCTATGCGCCGCTGGACTATCTGTCGGTGATCCTGTCGGCCTTCGCATTTGGCGGCCTGGTCTATGGCCTGTCCAGCTTTGGTGAGAGCTTTGCGCATGGCGGCGAAGCAACGGTCATGCCGCTTTGGGCGCCGATTGCCGTGGGTCTGGTTGCTATGGCGCTTTTCATCTGGCGTCAATTCGTGCTGCAGCGCGAGGACAAGGCCCTGCTCGACCTGCGCGTCTTCCAGTCGCGCAACTACACGGTCTCGGTCTCGATGATGCTGATCGCCATGATGACGCTGTTCGGCACGGTCATCCTGCTGCCCATCTATACCCAGAATGTGGTTGGGCTCGATACGCTGCAGACCGGCCTGCTGCTCCTGCCCGGCGGCCTGCTTATGGGCCTTCTCGGCCCGGTGGTCGGTCGTCTGTTCGACCGCGTGGGTCCCACGGTCCTGGCCGTGCCCGGCGCTATTCTGGTCTCGGCCGTGCTCTGGGCATTGACCATGGTGGGGCAGGACACTTCGCCATGGGCGCTCCTGGCCGGTCACATGGTGCTCAGTGTCGGCCTGGCGCTGATCTTCACGCCCGTCTTCACCTCGTCCATGGGGTCGGTGCGCATGGAGCTCTATTCGCATGCTTCGGCCGTGCTGGGCTCGATCCAGCAATTGGCGGGCGCGGCGGGCATTGCGCTGTTCATCGCACTGATGACCATTCGCACTGCGACGCTGGCAGGCGAAGGTGTCGACCCGGTCGAGGCCTTGGCCGGCGGTATCCGCCTCGCTTTCCTGGTCGGCGCGATAATCTCGCTCTTTGCTATTGTCGCGGCTTTCTTCATCCGCAAGCCTGAGAGCGGCGCACCGGGGCATGGCGGGCACTAA
- a CDS encoding uracil-DNA glycosylase, which yields MSQDRPLNNAELLSVLDWYRAAGVDLAVVDEPVDRFAQRPPAPSAPAQRAVAVAEVTPPATPSPGPIGGDPGEARQLAASAQNLDELRDILERYDGCGLKFRATQLVFADGNPDAKIMLIGEAPGAEEDRQGKPFVGRSGQLLNRMLGAIGLDRTKVYIVNTVPWRPPGNRTPTPEEMELCLPFLNRQVELVAPKLVMTLGGPAMQTVFKTTNGIIKMRGKWQEVSIGAHEVPALPTLHPAYLLRNPAAKQQAWRDLISFRQRLDALGLG from the coding sequence ATGTCTCAAGATCGACCGCTCAACAATGCCGAATTGCTCTCGGTGCTCGACTGGTATCGGGCTGCCGGGGTGGATCTGGCTGTGGTCGATGAGCCGGTGGACCGCTTTGCCCAACGGCCTCCCGCGCCCAGCGCCCCGGCACAGCGCGCAGTCGCTGTGGCTGAGGTTACCCCGCCCGCCACGCCCTCGCCCGGCCCGATAGGCGGCGATCCCGGCGAAGCGCGGCAATTGGCGGCCTCGGCGCAAAATCTGGACGAGTTGCGCGACATTCTCGAACGCTATGACGGCTGCGGGCTGAAATTCCGCGCCACGCAGCTGGTCTTCGCCGACGGCAATCCGGACGCCAAGATCATGTTGATCGGCGAAGCGCCGGGCGCGGAAGAAGACCGCCAGGGCAAGCCTTTTGTCGGCCGCTCGGGCCAATTGCTCAATCGCATGCTGGGCGCCATCGGGCTGGACCGGACCAAGGTCTATATTGTCAATACCGTGCCCTGGCGCCCGCCCGGCAACCGCACGCCGACGCCTGAGGAAATGGAACTGTGCCTGCCTTTCCTTAACCGGCAGGTGGAACTGGTCGCCCCAAAGCTGGTCATGACGCTTGGCGGCCCCGCCATGCAGACGGTGTTCAAGACCACCAATGGCATCATCAAAATGCGGGGCAAGTGGCAGGAGGTCAGCATCGGTGCGCATGAGGTGCCGGCGCTGCCCACGCTGCATCCGGCATATCTCCTGCGCAATCCGGCGGCCAAGCAGCAGGCCTGGCGTGACCTGATCAGCTTCAGGCAACGGCTGGACGCGCTTGGTCTGGGCTGA
- a CDS encoding electron transfer flavoprotein-ubiquinone oxidoreductase, with protein sequence MADAGNRETLPTDVLIVGAGPSGLAAAIRLKQRHPDLAVTVVEKAAEIGGHILSGAVMDPVGLDALISDWRLKGAPVGPDVTRDTYHFLTGTGDFAFPHALVPPQMRTRNGIIVSLGDLVRWLGEQAAELGVDIFPMTAAVDVLRSGDGPVRGIITGDLGLDAQGNPKPGHAQGIALEAKYTLIAEGARGSLAKQIIGDFTLDKNASPQKFGLGIKEVWEIAPDRHAPGKVDHYLGFPLDNGTGGGGFAYHAQDNKLYLGLVVHLDYTDPTLSPFDEFQRFKTHPSIARLLEGATRISYGARSLTAGGLQAIPDLAFAGGGLIGCAAGFMNAPRLKAIHNAILSGIGAADAVGAAIATGRQHDRIEDFGHHVLSTGIEKELTGVRNLKPLWGRFGTLLGAFLGGFDMWCQAVLRFSPFGTQRWSTPDSARLKPLDAVTPRQYARPDGKTTFDRSASVFLSNLAHDEDQPIHLRLADPTVPVGENLPLYGEPAPLYCPAGVYEMAEEGGEPVFRIHAANCVHCKTCDIKDPARNITWVPPEGGSGPNYSGM encoded by the coding sequence ATGGCAGATGCCGGCAATCGTGAAACGCTTCCCACCGATGTGCTGATTGTTGGTGCCGGTCCATCCGGACTGGCAGCGGCCATTCGGCTCAAGCAGCGCCATCCTGACCTCGCCGTGACGGTGGTGGAAAAGGCTGCCGAGATCGGCGGGCATATTCTGTCCGGCGCGGTCATGGACCCGGTGGGCCTGGATGCGCTGATCTCTGACTGGCGCCTCAAAGGCGCTCCGGTCGGTCCGGACGTCACCAGGGACACCTATCACTTTCTGACCGGAACGGGGGATTTTGCCTTTCCCCATGCGCTGGTGCCGCCGCAAATGCGCACGAGGAACGGTATTATCGTCAGTCTGGGCGATCTGGTCCGCTGGCTCGGCGAACAGGCGGCCGAGCTTGGCGTCGATATCTTTCCGATGACGGCGGCGGTCGATGTGCTGCGGTCGGGCGACGGGCCGGTACGCGGCATTATCACTGGCGATCTGGGTCTGGACGCCCAGGGTAATCCCAAACCCGGTCACGCCCAGGGCATTGCGCTCGAAGCCAAATATACGCTGATCGCCGAAGGTGCGCGCGGCTCGCTGGCCAAGCAGATTATTGGCGATTTCACGCTGGACAAGAATGCCAGCCCGCAAAAATTCGGCCTCGGGATCAAGGAGGTCTGGGAAATCGCCCCGGACCGGCACGCGCCGGGCAAGGTCGATCACTATCTCGGTTTTCCCCTCGACAATGGCACGGGCGGCGGCGGCTTTGCCTATCACGCCCAGGACAACAAGCTCTATCTGGGGCTGGTCGTGCATCTCGATTATACCGACCCCACATTGTCGCCTTTCGACGAATTCCAACGCTTCAAGACCCATCCGTCCATTGCCCGGCTACTCGAAGGCGCGACCCGCATCAGTTATGGCGCGCGATCCCTGACGGCCGGCGGCTTGCAGGCCATTCCGGACCTGGCTTTTGCAGGCGGCGGATTGATCGGTTGTGCGGCAGGTTTCATGAACGCGCCGCGCCTCAAAGCCATTCATAATGCCATCCTTTCCGGCATTGGCGCGGCCGACGCCGTGGGCGCGGCCATAGCGACCGGGCGGCAGCACGACCGCATCGAGGATTTCGGGCACCACGTTCTCTCCACCGGCATCGAAAAAGAGCTCACCGGCGTGCGGAACCTGAAGCCGCTATGGGGTCGCTTTGGCACTTTGCTCGGCGCTTTTCTCGGCGGTTTCGACATGTGGTGCCAGGCCGTGTTGCGGTTCTCTCCCTTTGGCACACAGCGCTGGTCGACGCCTGATTCGGCCAGGCTCAAGCCGCTCGATGCCGTCACGCCGCGCCAATATGCACGGCCCGATGGCAAGACGACCTTCGATCGGTCCGCCTCGGTGTTCCTGTCCAATCTCGCCCATGACGAGGACCAGCCAATCCATCTCAGACTAGCCGATCCGACCGTGCCGGTGGGCGAAAACCTGCCGCTTTATGGCGAGCCGGCGCCGCTCTATTGCCCTGCCGGCGTTTATGAAATGGCCGAAGAGGGCGGAGAGCCGGTTTTCCGCATCCATGCGGCCAATTGCGTGCACTGCAAGACTTGCGACATCAAGGACCCGGCCCGCAACATCACCTGGGTGCCGCCCGAGGGTGGCAGCGGGCCCAATTACAGCGGAATGTGA
- a CDS encoding MFS transporter: MASVIKIYALFLGSALLMFGGGLQGLLLSVRGAEENFSLLALGLIGTGWSAGFVAGSLTVPLVVRKVGHIRAFSVMAAIGTITILLNLLWINDIGWIVLRALSGFCFAGAAMIVESWLNEVADNRSRGTIFSIYVTINMAASTLGQVAMSVTGTAGYIPFVIGAISFICAVLPTALTSSPQPKPLQSAKLDLGLLYRTSPVAAIAAFSCGMANGAFGTLAPVYGYEQGLDAGGIALLFAVAAILGAIAQVPFGRLSDRIDRRLVLIGLSGTAAFVGALTVLINPGAGWGMYVLFAAYGFAANPIYAVAVAHANDFARDGDFAKIAGGMLLILGIGLAIGPALASIVMGAWHPVGLFVITATFHGALAGAAYLRMRVRKGVDAAERAPFQAMSDKQVTPESFVLDPRADNEADDIEVMGEAPVPEELIETLEENGDVQDGKV, encoded by the coding sequence ATGGCTTCCGTCATCAAGATTTATGCCCTGTTCCTGGGTTCCGCGCTGCTCATGTTCGGTGGTGGATTGCAGGGGCTCCTGTTGTCCGTCCGTGGCGCGGAAGAAAATTTCTCGTTGCTCGCACTGGGCCTGATCGGCACCGGCTGGTCGGCCGGCTTCGTCGCCGGCTCGCTGACCGTACCGCTCGTCGTGCGCAAAGTGGGGCATATTCGCGCCTTCTCGGTCATGGCCGCCATCGGCACCATTACCATTCTGCTCAACCTGCTCTGGATCAACGATATCGGCTGGATCGTGCTGCGCGCCCTTTCCGGCTTCTGTTTTGCCGGCGCGGCAATGATCGTTGAAAGCTGGCTCAACGAGGTGGCCGACAATCGCAGCCGCGGCACGATCTTTTCGATCTATGTGACCATCAATATGGCCGCCTCGACACTGGGCCAGGTCGCCATGTCGGTGACCGGCACAGCCGGCTATATTCCCTTTGTCATCGGCGCCATAAGTTTCATCTGTGCGGTCCTGCCGACGGCCCTCACCTCAAGCCCGCAGCCCAAGCCGCTGCAATCAGCCAAGCTCGATTTAGGCCTGCTCTATCGCACCTCCCCTGTCGCTGCCATTGCCGCCTTTTCCTGCGGCATGGCCAATGGCGCCTTTGGCACGCTGGCCCCGGTCTATGGTTATGAACAGGGCCTGGATGCGGGCGGCATTGCTCTGCTGTTCGCGGTTGCCGCCATTCTGGGCGCCATTGCCCAGGTCCCGTTCGGCCGCTTGTCGGATCGCATCGACCGGCGACTGGTGCTGATCGGCCTGTCGGGAACCGCGGCATTTGTGGGCGCGCTGACCGTGCTGATCAATCCGGGCGCTGGCTGGGGCATGTATGTGCTGTTCGCCGCCTATGGCTTTGCCGCCAATCCCATCTATGCCGTGGCCGTGGCCCACGCCAATGACTTTGCCCGCGACGGCGACTTCGCCAAGATCGCGGGGGGCATGCTGCTCATCCTGGGTATCGGTCTTGCCATCGGCCCGGCCCTGGCTTCCATCGTCATGGGCGCCTGGCATCCGGTGGGCCTGTTCGTGATCACGGCCACCTTCCACGGGGCCCTGGCGGGTGCGGCCTATCTGCGCATGCGGGTGCGCAAGGGCGTGGATGCGGCCGAACGGGCGCCATTCCAGGCCATGAGCGACAAGCAGGTGACACCAGAGAGCTTTGTTCTCGACCCGCGTGCTGATAATGAGGCGGACGATATCGAGGTCATGGGCGAAGCGCCTGTGCCCGAGGAACTGATCGAGACCCTGGAGGAGAATGGCGATGTTCAAGACGGAAAGGTTTGA
- a CDS encoding PA0069 family radical SAM protein → MALYQAPSFEALERLSRSRDADLARRELVQPDRIRGRGAQTNRSGRFEPHQRDSFDDGWGSVEPLPLFETVEHIERAKTIITTNDSPDIGFERSINAYRGCEHGCSYCFARPTHAYLGHSAGVDFERDIYVKANAVEALRAELSAKSYRPKPIAMGTNTDPYQPAERTHKLTRGILEVMLETRHPVMITTKSALIVRDLDILTELAKLGLVKVAISVTSMDHKLSRKMEPRASSPARRLEAIRLLSEAGIPTAIFASPMIPAINDMELERILDAGKAQGAISASMILLRLPGEVRDVFREWLLRHFPDRVRHVLSLVRDTRGGKDYDARWGTRMTGEGPYATLLRQRFEKARERYGLDAKLPPLRIDLFESPKVDSPQLSLF, encoded by the coding sequence ATGGCCCTTTATCAGGCGCCCTCTTTTGAAGCCCTTGAACGCTTGAGCCGCAGCCGCGATGCCGACCTGGCGCGGCGCGAACTCGTGCAGCCCGATCGCATTCGCGGTCGCGGCGCGCAGACCAATCGTTCGGGCCGGTTCGAGCCGCATCAGCGCGACAGTTTTGACGATGGCTGGGGGAGCGTCGAACCGCTGCCGCTGTTCGAGACCGTCGAGCATATCGAGCGCGCCAAGACTATCATCACCACCAATGACAGCCCCGATATCGGCTTTGAGCGCTCGATCAACGCCTATCGGGGTTGCGAGCATGGCTGCTCGTACTGTTTTGCTCGCCCCACCCATGCCTATCTCGGCCATTCGGCAGGCGTGGATTTCGAGCGCGACATCTATGTCAAAGCCAATGCGGTGGAAGCGCTGCGGGCCGAATTGTCCGCCAAGAGCTATCGCCCCAAGCCAATCGCCATGGGCACCAATACCGATCCCTATCAGCCGGCCGAGCGCACCCATAAGCTGACGCGGGGCATTCTCGAGGTCATGCTGGAAACCCGGCATCCGGTGATGATCACCACCAAGTCGGCGCTGATCGTGCGCGATCTCGATATCCTGACCGAGCTGGCAAAGCTGGGCCTGGTCAAGGTCGCCATTTCGGTGACCTCGATGGATCATAAGCTGAGCCGCAAGATGGAGCCGCGTGCCTCCTCCCCGGCACGGCGACTGGAGGCAATCCGGCTCCTGTCGGAGGCCGGCATTCCCACCGCCATTTTCGCCTCGCCCATGATCCCGGCGATCAATGATATGGAACTTGAGCGCATTCTGGATGCCGGCAAGGCGCAGGGCGCCATCAGCGCGTCGATGATCCTACTGCGCCTGCCCGGCGAAGTGCGGGACGTGTTCCGCGAATGGCTGCTCAGGCATTTCCCCGACCGGGTGCGCCATGTGCTCTCGCTGGTCCGCGACACTCGTGGCGGCAAGGACTATGACGCGCGCTGGGGGACACGCATGACCGGTGAAGGCCCATATGCGACGCTGTTGCGTCAGCGCTTCGAGAAAGCGCGGGAGCGCTATGGGTTGGACGCCAAGCTGCCACCTTTGCGGATCGACCTGTTCGAGTCGCCCAAGGTGGACAGCCCGCAGTTGAGCCTGTTCTAG
- a CDS encoding ribonuclease HII, which yields MARRNNGNSALGELFAAEAGYPDFSHEEMLMARGARFVAGVDEAGRGPLAGPVVVAAVRLDPANIPAGLNDSKKLTAEKRDLLFDAIVRSAEVAIVSAPPSDILLRNIRGATLAAMARAVAALSCRADRVLVDGRDVPPDLPCPGIALIGGDGRSVSIAAASIVAKVTRDRMCAIMDGDAPHFGFSGHKGYGTAAHLAALGLHGPCRHHRRDFAPVAALLTDKNVLGTVD from the coding sequence ATGGCGCGGCGGAATAACGGCAATTCGGCCCTTGGGGAGCTGTTCGCCGCAGAGGCCGGCTATCCCGATTTCAGCCACGAGGAAATGTTGATGGCTCGTGGCGCGCGGTTCGTTGCCGGCGTGGACGAGGCCGGGCGCGGCCCCCTGGCAGGCCCGGTCGTGGTGGCCGCGGTGCGGCTCGATCCGGCCAATATCCCGGCCGGCCTCAACGATTCCAAGAAACTGACGGCGGAGAAACGCGACCTCCTTTTCGACGCCATCGTTCGCTCGGCCGAGGTGGCAATTGTCTCGGCACCGCCCAGTGACATCCTCTTGCGCAATATTCGTGGGGCCACCCTGGCCGCCATGGCGAGGGCTGTGGCCGCCCTTTCCTGCCGGGCCGACAGGGTGCTGGTGGATGGGCGCGATGTGCCGCCCGATCTCCCCTGCCCGGGCATTGCGCTGATCGGCGGGGATGGACGCAGCGTTTCCATCGCGGCGGCCTCAATCGTCGCCAAGGTCACCCGGGACAGGATGTGCGCCATCATGGATGGCGATGCGCCCCATTTCGGCTTTTCGGGGCATAAGGGCTATGGCACGGCGGCCCATCTCGCGGCCCTGGGCCTGCATGGACCCTGTCGCCACCACCGTCGCGACTTTGCGCCGGTCGCCGCGCTTCTGACCGACAAAAACGTCCTCGGGACAGTCGATTAA
- a CDS encoding DUF4180 domain-containing protein, whose product MSVQTTNGTRLYFVATEGPALSSEQDALDLLGEIYGTEADMIVVPAGRFAPGFFDLSTKMAGHFFQKLQNYQMRLAILGDISAHTAASKALHDFVGETNRVGHHLFAQDRTALEARLEGKD is encoded by the coding sequence ATGTCCGTCCAGACCACAAACGGCACCAGGCTCTATTTTGTTGCGACCGAGGGTCCGGCCCTCAGCAGCGAGCAGGATGCGCTCGATCTCCTGGGCGAAATCTATGGCACGGAAGCCGACATGATCGTGGTGCCCGCCGGTCGTTTCGCGCCGGGCTTTTTCGATCTTTCGACCAAAATGGCCGGCCACTTCTTCCAGAAGCTGCAGAATTATCAAATGCGCCTCGCCATTCTGGGCGATATTTCCGCGCATACCGCCGCCAGCAAGGCGCTGCACGACTTTGTCGGCGAGACCAATCGTGTCGGCCATCACCTTTTTGCCCAGGACAGGACGGCGCTCGAGGCCCGCCTCGAGGGCAAGGATTGA